In a genomic window of Xylophilus rhododendri:
- a CDS encoding ShlB/FhaC/HecB family hemolysin secretion/activation protein: MFHEWKSSGSASSLVGAAAVLWVCAAAAQPAGPATQQLLRQQERERQLRGVQESSREVPGARPQAPPVQTLPASETPCQPVHDIRLDGPMAGRFAWLPATAAGAGQDDSPLGRCLGDTGLQIVLSRMQQALLARGFVTTRVLAGAQSLVDGRLHVTLVPGVVHAVRPTPDSSPRLQTWNALPLRPGDLLQLRDIEQGLENLQRIPTVEADIQVEPYEGADTRPGQSDLLVSYRQALPLRLNLALDDGGTRATGRQQAGATLSYDNALTLNDLFYLSLGHNLGKRSESDERGTRSAIVHYSLPWGYWLFGGTASHNHYFQSVAGASQTYRYSGSSDNLEMRASRLLWRDAARRTTASLRGFRRSANNFIDDTEIDVQHRVTAGWEASLAHREYIGDAVLDASLGWRRGTGAFGAQAAPEEAFGEGSSRLKLLIGDLAYTQPFALAGQSLRYGGSWHGQWNRTPLTPQDRLALGGRYSVRGFDGESALVAERGWFWRNDIALKYAEAQEAYLGLDTGRVGGPSAELLLGRSLTGGVLGLRGARGAWSYDLFLGRPLHKPEGFRTARVAAGFNLSLAF, translated from the coding sequence ATGTTTCACGAATGGAAATCGAGTGGGTCGGCGTCATCGCTGGTCGGCGCCGCTGCCGTGCTGTGGGTCTGTGCCGCCGCGGCGCAGCCGGCCGGGCCCGCCACACAACAGCTGCTGCGCCAACAGGAGCGCGAGCGGCAGCTGCGCGGCGTTCAGGAGAGCAGCCGCGAGGTGCCCGGCGCAAGGCCGCAGGCGCCCCCCGTGCAGACCCTGCCGGCGAGCGAGACACCTTGCCAGCCGGTGCATGACATCCGGCTGGATGGCCCGATGGCCGGTCGTTTCGCCTGGTTGCCCGCGACCGCTGCCGGCGCCGGGCAGGACGACTCGCCCCTCGGCCGCTGCCTGGGCGACACCGGCCTGCAGATCGTGCTGTCGCGGATGCAGCAGGCGCTGCTGGCCCGCGGCTTTGTCACCACGCGGGTGCTTGCCGGTGCGCAGAGCCTGGTCGATGGCCGGCTCCATGTCACCCTGGTGCCGGGCGTCGTCCATGCGGTCCGGCCCACGCCCGACAGCAGCCCGCGGCTGCAGACCTGGAACGCGCTGCCGCTGCGGCCGGGCGATCTGCTGCAGCTGCGCGATATCGAACAAGGCCTGGAGAACCTCCAGCGCATCCCCACGGTGGAGGCCGACATCCAGGTCGAGCCCTACGAAGGTGCCGACACCCGGCCCGGCCAGAGCGATCTGCTGGTCTCCTACCGCCAGGCCCTGCCGCTGCGGCTGAACCTGGCGCTGGACGACGGCGGCACCCGCGCCACCGGCCGCCAGCAGGCCGGCGCCACCCTGTCCTACGACAACGCGCTGACACTCAACGACCTGTTCTACCTGAGCCTGGGCCACAACCTCGGCAAACGCAGTGAAAGCGACGAGCGCGGCACCCGCTCGGCCATCGTGCATTACTCGCTGCCCTGGGGCTATTGGCTCTTCGGCGGCACGGCCAGCCACAACCACTACTTCCAGTCGGTCGCCGGCGCCAGCCAGACCTATCGCTACAGCGGCAGCAGCGACAACCTGGAGATGCGCGCCAGCCGCCTGCTGTGGCGCGACGCGGCGCGGCGCACCACCGCCTCGCTGCGCGGCTTTCGCCGCAGCGCCAACAATTTCATCGACGACACCGAGATCGATGTGCAGCACCGCGTCACCGCCGGCTGGGAGGCCAGCCTGGCGCATCGCGAATACATCGGCGATGCGGTGCTCGACGCCAGCCTGGGCTGGCGGCGCGGCACCGGCGCCTTCGGAGCGCAGGCCGCACCCGAGGAGGCCTTCGGCGAGGGCAGCTCGCGTTTGAAGCTGCTGATCGGCGACCTGGCCTATACCCAGCCCTTCGCCCTGGCCGGCCAGTCGCTGCGCTACGGCGGCAGCTGGCATGGGCAGTGGAACCGCACGCCGCTCACCCCTCAGGATCGGCTGGCGCTGGGCGGGCGCTACAGCGTGCGCGGCTTCGACGGGGAAAGCGCCCTGGTCGCGGAACGCGGCTGGTTCTGGCGCAACGACATCGCCCTGAAATACGCCGAAGCCCAGGAGGCCTACCTGGGCCTGGACACCGGCCGGGTGGGCGGCCCCTCCGCCGAACTGCTGCTGGGCCGTTCGCTCACCGGCGGCGTGCTGGGCTTGCGCGGGGCCCGGGGAGCCTGGTCCTACGACCTCTTCCTGGGCCGGCCGCTGCACAAGCCCGAGGGCTTTCGCACCGCGCGGGTGGCGGCCGGCTTCAACCTGTCGCTGGCTTTCTGA
- a CDS encoding antibiotic biosynthesis monooxygenase family protein, with protein MILEHADIRIAPGRNAEFEEAINRGLNTVLCKAKGFINAKVMRGIESTERYLLLIEWESVADHNVGFRESPAFAEWRAIIGPFFAAPTVVEHFEATAAKA; from the coding sequence ATGATCCTGGAACACGCCGACATCCGTATCGCACCCGGCCGCAACGCGGAATTCGAAGAGGCCATCAACCGCGGCCTCAACACCGTGCTGTGCAAGGCCAAGGGCTTCATCAACGCCAAGGTGATGCGCGGCATCGAATCGACCGAGCGCTACCTGCTGCTGATCGAATGGGAAAGCGTGGCGGACCACAACGTGGGCTTCCGGGAATCGCCGGCCTTCGCCGAATGGCGCGCCATCATCGGCCCGTTCTTTGCTGCGCCCACCGTGGTCGAGCATTTCGAAGCCACCGCCGCCAAGGCCTGA
- a CDS encoding NUDIX hydrolase, giving the protein MTQRTPIRHCRECGSAVVYRLPDDGDTRQRAVCPACGTVHYENPLNVVGTVPWLDDRVLLCKRNIEPRRGFWTLPAGFMELGETTAAGAERETDEEAGAQIEMQPLFTVINVVRVGQVHFFYRARLLSDRFDPGHETMEARLFTEDEIPWDEIAFHTVRDTLRHFFEDRRAGSFGLHHFDIG; this is encoded by the coding sequence GTGACCCAACGCACCCCCATCCGCCATTGCCGCGAATGCGGCAGCGCCGTGGTCTACCGGCTGCCGGACGACGGCGACACGCGCCAGCGCGCCGTCTGCCCCGCCTGCGGCACGGTGCACTACGAGAACCCGCTCAACGTGGTCGGCACGGTGCCCTGGCTGGACGACCGGGTGCTGCTGTGCAAGCGCAACATCGAGCCGCGCCGCGGTTTCTGGACGCTGCCGGCCGGCTTCATGGAGCTGGGCGAGACGACCGCGGCCGGCGCCGAGCGCGAGACCGACGAGGAAGCCGGCGCGCAGATCGAGATGCAGCCGCTCTTCACCGTCATCAATGTGGTGCGGGTGGGCCAGGTGCATTTCTTCTACCGCGCGCGCCTGCTGTCGGACCGCTTCGATCCGGGCCACGAGACCATGGAAGCCCGCCTCTTCACCGAGGACGAGATTCCCTGGGACGAGATCGCCTTCCACACGGTGCGCGACACGCTGCGGCATTTCTTCGAAGACCGGCGCGCGGGCAGCTTCGGCCTGCACCATTTCGATATCGGCTGA
- a CDS encoding acetyl-CoA C-acetyltransferase yields the protein MEDIVIVAATRTPVGKFGGSLSKIPATELGSIVIRELLSRSGLEAAQVGEVIMGQVLAAGAGQNPARQALLKGGLPREVPGLTINAVCGSGLKSVMLAAQAIATGDSEIVIAGGQENMSASPHILPNSRDGQRMGDWKMVDTMIVDGLWDVYNQYHMGITAENVAKQYGITREQQDALALASQQKAAAAQDAGRFTDEIVPVSIPQRKGDPVVFSADEFINRKTNAEALSGLRPAFDKAGGVTAGNASGINDGAAAVMVMTAKKAAALGLKPLGRIASYATAGLDPAIMGMGPVPASTKALARAGWKAADLDLLEINEAFAAQACAVNNEMGWDTSKVNVNGGAIAIGHPIGASGCRILVTLLHEMQRRDAKKGIASLCIGGGMGVALTIER from the coding sequence ATGGAAGACATCGTCATCGTCGCCGCCACCCGCACACCGGTGGGCAAGTTCGGCGGCTCGCTTTCCAAGATTCCCGCCACCGAGCTGGGCAGCATCGTGATCCGCGAGCTGCTCTCGCGTTCCGGCCTGGAGGCCGCGCAGGTCGGTGAGGTCATCATGGGCCAGGTGCTGGCCGCCGGCGCCGGCCAGAACCCGGCACGCCAGGCCCTGCTCAAGGGCGGCCTGCCGCGCGAGGTGCCGGGCCTGACCATCAACGCCGTCTGCGGCTCCGGCCTCAAGTCGGTGATGCTGGCGGCCCAGGCGATTGCCACCGGCGACAGCGAGATCGTCATCGCCGGCGGCCAGGAGAACATGAGCGCCTCGCCGCACATCCTGCCCAACTCGCGCGACGGCCAGCGCATGGGCGACTGGAAGATGGTCGACACCATGATCGTGGACGGTCTCTGGGACGTCTACAACCAGTACCACATGGGCATCACCGCCGAGAACGTGGCCAAGCAGTACGGCATCACCCGCGAACAGCAGGACGCGCTGGCCCTGGCCAGCCAGCAGAAGGCCGCGGCCGCGCAGGACGCCGGCCGCTTCACCGACGAGATCGTGCCGGTCTCCATCCCCCAGCGAAAGGGCGACCCGGTGGTGTTCTCGGCCGACGAGTTCATCAACCGCAAGACCAATGCCGAGGCCCTGTCGGGCCTGCGCCCCGCCTTCGACAAGGCCGGCGGCGTGACCGCGGGCAATGCCTCGGGCATCAACGACGGCGCCGCGGCGGTGATGGTGATGACCGCGAAGAAGGCGGCGGCCCTGGGCCTGAAGCCGCTGGGCCGCATCGCCAGCTACGCCACGGCCGGCCTGGACCCGGCCATCATGGGCATGGGCCCGGTTCCTGCTTCCACCAAGGCGCTGGCCCGGGCCGGCTGGAAGGCAGCCGATCTGGATCTGCTGGAAATCAACGAAGCTTTCGCGGCCCAGGCCTGCGCGGTCAACAACGAGATGGGCTGGGATACTTCCAAGGTCAACGTCAACGGCGGTGCGATCGCCATCGGTCACCCGATCGGTGCATCGGGCTGCCGCATCCTGGTCACCCTGCTGCACGAAATGCAGCGCCGCGATGCCAAGAAAGGCATCGCATCGCTGTGTATCGGCGGCGGCATGGGGGTTGCCCTGACCATCGAGCGCTGA
- the ybaL gene encoding YbaL family putative K(+) efflux transporter: MPHNVSLINTIAAGLGLALILGFLAIKIRLPALVGYLLAGVIIGPFTPGFVADAEIAAQLSEIGVMLLMFGVGLHFSLDDLLAVRRIALPGALVQIAAATLMGMGLAWWWDWPVGAALVFGLALSVASTVVLLRALETLNLLDSFTGRVAVGWLVVEDLAMVLVLVLLPPLAGVLGGNGGGSADVMTLLKTVGFTLLQVGIFVALMLVVGRRVFPWILWQVTRTASRELFTLCVVAAAVSIAFGAAALFGVSFALGAFFAGMVMRESEFSHRAAEESLPLRDAFAVLFFVSVGMLFDPHVLVERPFQVLAVVAVIVVGKSLAAAALVMLFRYPLQMALTISASLAQIGEFSFILVALGRSLGLLPAEGQSLVLAGALISISINPLIFGASAPLSNWLLKRSAFARKLEQRDDPLAELPMGTHERYLSSQVVLVGYGRVGRRIAAALAEQGLPYVIAEENREIVERLREQGTVAVFGNAAEPSVLIQAHIARARMLVVAVPESMDIRRMIETARTLNPEIEVVVRSHNEEEARLLEQEHAGTVFLGEQELAQAMVRHVLARAARPGSAGAHG; the protein is encoded by the coding sequence ATGCCCCATAACGTCTCCCTCATCAACACCATCGCAGCGGGGCTGGGCCTGGCGCTCATCCTGGGCTTCCTGGCGATCAAGATCCGGCTGCCGGCGCTGGTCGGCTATCTGCTGGCGGGGGTCATCATCGGACCGTTCACGCCGGGCTTCGTGGCCGATGCCGAGATCGCCGCGCAGCTGTCCGAGATCGGCGTGATGCTGTTGATGTTCGGGGTGGGGCTGCATTTCTCGCTCGACGACCTGCTGGCGGTGCGGCGCATCGCCTTGCCGGGGGCGCTGGTGCAGATCGCCGCGGCCACGCTGATGGGCATGGGCCTGGCCTGGTGGTGGGATTGGCCGGTCGGCGCCGCCCTGGTCTTCGGCCTGGCCTTGTCGGTGGCCAGCACGGTGGTGCTGCTGCGGGCGCTGGAGACGCTGAACCTGCTCGACAGCTTCACCGGCCGCGTGGCCGTGGGCTGGCTGGTGGTGGAAGACCTGGCGATGGTGCTGGTGCTGGTGCTGCTGCCGCCGCTGGCCGGCGTGTTGGGCGGCAACGGTGGCGGCTCGGCCGATGTCATGACCCTGCTCAAGACGGTGGGCTTCACGCTGCTGCAGGTCGGCATCTTCGTGGCGCTGATGCTGGTGGTGGGGCGGCGGGTGTTCCCCTGGATCCTGTGGCAGGTCACCCGCACCGCCTCGCGCGAGCTGTTCACGCTGTGTGTGGTGGCGGCGGCGGTGAGCATCGCCTTCGGCGCGGCGGCGCTGTTCGGCGTGTCCTTCGCGCTGGGCGCCTTCTTCGCCGGCATGGTGATGCGCGAGTCCGAGTTCAGCCACCGCGCGGCCGAGGAATCCCTGCCGCTGCGCGATGCGTTCGCGGTGCTCTTCTTCGTGTCGGTCGGCATGCTGTTCGACCCGCATGTGCTGGTGGAGCGGCCCTTCCAGGTGCTGGCGGTGGTGGCGGTGATCGTGGTGGGCAAGTCGCTGGCGGCGGCGGCGCTGGTGATGCTGTTCCGCTATCCGCTGCAGATGGCGCTCACCATCTCGGCGAGCCTGGCGCAGATCGGCGAGTTCTCCTTCATCCTGGTGGCGCTGGGCCGCTCGCTCGGCCTGCTGCCGGCCGAGGGCCAGAGCCTGGTGCTGGCCGGCGCGCTGATCTCGATCTCGATCAATCCGCTGATCTTCGGCGCCAGCGCGCCGCTGAGCAACTGGCTGCTCAAGCGCTCGGCCTTCGCCCGCAAGCTGGAGCAGCGCGACGATCCGCTGGCCGAGTTGCCCATGGGCACGCACGAGCGTTATCTCTCCAGCCAGGTGGTGCTGGTGGGTTATGGGCGTGTGGGCCGGCGCATCGCCGCCGCGTTGGCCGAACAGGGCCTGCCCTATGTGATCGCCGAGGAGAACCGCGAGATCGTCGAGCGCCTGCGCGAGCAGGGCACGGTGGCGGTGTTCGGCAATGCCGCCGAGCCCTCGGTGCTGATCCAGGCGCATATCGCCCGCGCCCGCATGCTGGTGGTGGCGGTGCCGGAGTCGATGGACATCCGCCGCATGATCGAGACGGCCCGTACGCTCAATCCGGAGATCGAGGTCGTGGTGCGCAGCCACAACGAGGAGGAAGCCCGCCTGCTGGAACAGGAGCATGCCGGCACCGTGTTCCTGGGCGAGCAGGAGCTGGCCCAGGCCATGGTGCGCCATGTGCTGGCGCGGGCCGCGCGGCCGGGCAGCGCCGGCGCGCACGGCTGA
- a CDS encoding RNA-binding protein — protein sequence MSEFVMDPGMLTMGGVFYPTGHAVIMFPDKADADSTAAALVTEAGFSGDQVRTLSPATFLRDIAKSEEGSDIPLPSVGTEGATVRSFESLARQGHHGLVVAADSREDTERLMAVARRVPFSLAQKYRSLVIEDLK from the coding sequence ATGAGCGAGTTCGTGATGGATCCCGGAATGCTGACCATGGGCGGTGTGTTCTACCCCACCGGCCATGCAGTCATCATGTTTCCCGACAAGGCCGATGCCGACAGCACGGCCGCCGCCCTGGTGACCGAGGCCGGCTTCTCGGGCGACCAGGTGCGCACCCTGTCGCCCGCCACCTTCCTTCGCGATATCGCCAAGTCCGAGGAAGGCAGCGATATCCCGCTGCCCTCGGTGGGCACCGAAGGCGCCACCGTGCGCTCCTTCGAATCCCTGGCCCGCCAGGGCCATCACGGCCTGGTGGTGGCGGCCGATTCGCGGGAAGACACCGAGCGCCTGATGGCCGTGGCCCGCCGGGTGCCCTTCTCGCTGGCGCAGAAGTACCGCAGCCTGGTCATCGAAGACCTGAAATAA
- the phaC gene encoding class I poly(R)-hydroxyalkanoic acid synthase, producing MDSEPTGFLPRLDPTRLLALQADYLRGLAELGAPPQDAPPIADRRYAGEAWQHNPLATFAARAHLLGSRTMAAMADAVEADDKTRQRIRFAVDQWAAATAPSNLLALNADALQKAVDSQGQSIAQGMQNLAADLRRGHVSQTDEGQFEVGRNVATTEGAVVFENALFQLLEYKPLTDKVFARPLLLVPPCINKYYILDLQPANSLIRHAVAEGHRTFVISWRNPDESLARAGWDDYIQDAVIRAIHTVQEITGSKTINTLGFCVGGTMLATALAVLAAQGEKPAQSMTLLTTFLDFSDTGVLDIFIDEQAVRAREASLGQGGLLRGQELASTFSFLRPNELVWNYVVGNYLKGETPAPFDLLYWNSDATNLPGPFYAWYLRNTYLENRLCRPGAATVCGQPVDLRLLDLPSYVYGSREDHIVPVGAQGGGAYASTQLLTGPCRFVMGASGHIAGVINPPAKHKRSYWVREDGVLPLTQPAWLAGAEERPGSWWTDWSQWLAGHAGRRHAAPRTYGGHGHTAIEAAPGRYVRQKA from the coding sequence ATGGATTCTGAACCTACTGGCTTTCTGCCCCGGCTGGATCCGACCCGGCTCCTGGCCCTGCAGGCCGACTACCTCCGCGGCCTGGCCGAACTGGGCGCGCCGCCGCAGGATGCGCCGCCCATCGCCGACCGCCGTTATGCCGGCGAGGCCTGGCAGCACAACCCGCTGGCGACCTTCGCCGCAAGAGCGCACCTGCTGGGCAGCCGCACCATGGCCGCCATGGCCGATGCGGTGGAGGCCGACGACAAGACCCGCCAGCGCATCCGCTTCGCCGTCGACCAGTGGGCCGCCGCCACCGCGCCCAGCAACCTGCTGGCGCTGAACGCCGATGCGCTGCAGAAGGCGGTCGACAGCCAGGGCCAGAGCATCGCCCAGGGCATGCAGAACCTGGCCGCCGACCTGCGGCGCGGCCATGTCAGCCAGACCGACGAAGGCCAGTTTGAGGTGGGCCGCAACGTGGCCACCACCGAGGGTGCGGTCGTCTTCGAGAACGCGCTGTTCCAGCTGCTCGAATACAAGCCGCTGACCGACAAGGTCTTCGCCCGCCCGCTGCTGTTGGTGCCGCCCTGCATCAACAAGTACTACATCCTCGACCTGCAGCCGGCCAACTCGCTGATCCGCCATGCGGTCGCCGAGGGCCACCGCACCTTCGTCATCAGCTGGCGCAATCCGGACGAATCGCTGGCCCGGGCCGGCTGGGACGACTACATCCAGGACGCGGTCATCCGCGCCATCCACACGGTGCAGGAGATCACCGGCAGCAAGACGATCAACACCCTGGGATTCTGCGTCGGCGGCACCATGCTGGCCACCGCGCTGGCGGTGCTGGCCGCGCAGGGCGAGAAGCCGGCGCAGTCGATGACGCTGCTGACCACCTTCCTCGATTTCTCCGACACCGGCGTGCTCGATATCTTCATCGACGAGCAGGCGGTGCGCGCCCGTGAAGCAAGCCTCGGCCAGGGCGGGCTGCTGCGCGGGCAGGAGCTGGCATCGACCTTCAGCTTCCTGCGGCCCAACGAGCTGGTCTGGAACTACGTGGTGGGCAACTACCTCAAGGGCGAGACGCCTGCGCCCTTCGACCTGCTCTACTGGAACAGCGACGCCACCAACCTGCCCGGCCCCTTCTACGCCTGGTACCTGCGCAACACCTACCTGGAAAACCGCCTGTGCCGGCCGGGCGCGGCCACCGTCTGCGGCCAGCCGGTGGACCTGCGCCTGCTCGACCTGCCGAGTTATGTCTACGGCTCGCGCGAGGACCACATCGTGCCGGTGGGCGCGCAGGGCGGCGGCGCCTATGCCTCGACCCAGCTGCTGACCGGGCCCTGCCGTTTCGTCATGGGCGCCTCCGGCCATATCGCGGGCGTCATCAACCCGCCGGCCAAACACAAGCGCAGCTACTGGGTGCGCGAGGACGGCGTGCTGCCGCTCACCCAGCCGGCCTGGCTCGCGGGCGCCGAGGAACGTCCGGGCAGCTGGTGGACCGACTGGAGCCAATGGCTCGCCGGCCACGCCGGCCGCCGCCATGCCGCGCCGCGCACCTACGGCGGCCATGGCCACACCGCCATCGAGGCGGCGCCCGGCCGCTACGTGCGGCAGAAGGCCTGA
- the phbB gene encoding acetoacetyl-CoA reductase codes for MSQKVAYVTGGMGGIGTAICQRLHKDGFKVIAGCGPTRDYEKWLASQKALGFTFHASVGNVGDWESTVEAFSKAKAEHGAIDVLVNNAGITRDRMFLKMTREDWDAVIETNLNSMFNVTKQVVGDMVEKGWGRIINISSVNGVKGQAGQTNYSAAKAGMHGFSMALAQEMATKGVTVNTVSPGYIGTDMVKAIRQDVLDKIVATIPVKRLGEPTEIASIIAWLASDEGGYTTGAEFAVNGGLHMH; via the coding sequence ATGAGCCAGAAAGTGGCTTACGTAACCGGCGGCATGGGCGGCATCGGTACCGCCATCTGCCAGCGCCTGCACAAGGACGGCTTCAAGGTCATCGCGGGCTGCGGCCCGACGCGTGACTACGAGAAGTGGCTGGCCTCGCAGAAGGCGCTGGGCTTCACCTTCCACGCATCGGTCGGCAATGTCGGCGACTGGGAATCCACCGTCGAGGCCTTCTCCAAGGCCAAGGCCGAACATGGCGCCATCGACGTGCTGGTGAACAACGCCGGCATCACCCGCGACCGCATGTTCCTCAAGATGACCCGCGAGGACTGGGACGCGGTGATCGAGACCAACCTCAACAGCATGTTCAACGTCACCAAGCAGGTGGTGGGCGACATGGTGGAAAAGGGCTGGGGCCGCATCATCAACATCAGCTCGGTCAACGGCGTGAAGGGCCAGGCCGGGCAGACCAACTACTCGGCCGCCAAGGCCGGCATGCACGGCTTCTCGATGGCGCTGGCGCAGGAGATGGCCACCAAGGGCGTGACGGTGAACACCGTGAGCCCTGGCTATATCGGCACCGACATGGTCAAGGCGATCCGCCAGGACGTGCTCGACAAGATCGTCGCCACCATCCCGGTCAAGCGCCTGGGCGAGCCGACGGAGATCGCCTCCATCATCGCCTGGCTGGCCTCGGACGAAGGCGGCTACACGACCGGCGCCGAGTTCGCGGTCAACGGCGGCTTGCACATGCATTGA
- the pgeF gene encoding peptidoglycan editing factor PgeF encodes MREPVLALPIDSDRSPAPDWLIPDWPAPAGVRAVCSGRNGGVSSAPWDSLNLGDHVGDDAEAVAANRAIFCAATGAAPVFMRQPHGSDCVDLDLLQPGAEMPQADACTATVPGRACTVMVADCLPVLLCDAGGRIVGAAHAGWRGLAGGVLEACVAALRQRLGEPQAPLLAWLGPCIGPQAFEVGDEVRLAFVASDPLASGCFRAGAAPGKWWADLAALARRRLMAAGVAQAYGNDGGQGWCTVSDASRFFSHRRDAARLGSTGRMAASIWQLG; translated from the coding sequence TTGCGCGAACCCGTCTTGGCCCTGCCCATCGATTCCGACCGAAGCCCCGCCCCGGACTGGCTGATTCCCGACTGGCCCGCGCCGGCTGGCGTACGGGCGGTCTGCAGCGGCCGCAACGGCGGCGTTTCTTCAGCGCCCTGGGACAGCCTCAACCTGGGCGACCATGTGGGCGATGACGCGGAGGCCGTCGCGGCCAACCGCGCGATCTTTTGCGCGGCCACGGGCGCCGCGCCGGTCTTCATGCGCCAGCCGCACGGCAGCGATTGCGTGGACCTCGACCTGCTGCAGCCAGGCGCCGAGATGCCCCAGGCCGATGCCTGCACCGCCACCGTGCCCGGCCGCGCCTGCACCGTCATGGTGGCCGACTGCCTGCCGGTGCTGCTGTGCGATGCCGGTGGCCGCATCGTCGGCGCGGCCCATGCCGGCTGGCGCGGGCTGGCCGGCGGCGTGCTGGAAGCCTGTGTGGCGGCGCTGCGCCAGCGCCTGGGCGAGCCGCAGGCGCCGCTGCTGGCCTGGCTCGGGCCCTGCATCGGGCCGCAGGCCTTCGAGGTGGGCGATGAGGTGCGGCTGGCCTTTGTCGCGAGCGATCCGCTGGCCTCGGGCTGCTTTCGTGCCGGCGCCGCCCCGGGCAAATGGTGGGCCGACCTGGCCGCGCTGGCGCGGCGCCGGCTCATGGCCGCGGGTGTGGCGCAGGCCTACGGCAACGACGGCGGCCAGGGCTGGTGCACCGTCAGCGATGCATCAAGGTTCTTCTCGCACCGGCGCGATGCCGCCCGGCTCGGCAGCACCGGCCGCATGGCGGCCAGCATCTGGCAGCTGGGCTGA
- a CDS encoding fumarylacetoacetate hydrolase family protein: MSFVFPPIPQPAVPVAGRSELFPVHRIYCVGRNYEDHAKEMGFTGREPPFFFMKPADAVVVVAEGQTGSLPYPSLTKNFHHEIELVVAIGKGGKNIAKADAMQHVFGYAVGLDMTRRDLQNEMKKQGRAWSIGKGFDHSAPIGPIVPAAQAGDVENAEIWLKVNGADRQRSHVTKLIWNIAETIEILSAAWELQPGDLIYSGTPEGVGAVVAGDVLEGGVASIGTLKLQVV; the protein is encoded by the coding sequence ATGTCCTTTGTTTTCCCGCCGATTCCGCAGCCGGCCGTGCCGGTGGCCGGCCGCAGCGAACTGTTCCCCGTGCACCGCATCTACTGCGTGGGCCGCAACTACGAAGATCACGCCAAGGAGATGGGTTTCACCGGCCGCGAGCCGCCCTTCTTCTTCATGAAGCCGGCCGATGCGGTGGTGGTGGTGGCCGAGGGCCAGACCGGCTCCCTGCCCTACCCCAGCCTCACCAAGAACTTCCACCACGAGATCGAACTGGTGGTGGCCATCGGCAAGGGCGGCAAGAACATCGCCAAGGCCGACGCCATGCAGCATGTCTTCGGCTACGCCGTGGGCCTGGACATGACCCGCCGCGACCTGCAGAACGAAATGAAGAAGCAGGGCCGCGCCTGGAGCATCGGCAAGGGCTTCGACCACAGCGCGCCCATCGGCCCCATCGTGCCGGCCGCGCAGGCGGGCGATGTGGAGAACGCCGAGATCTGGCTGAAGGTCAATGGCGCCGACCGCCAGCGCAGCCATGTCACCAAGCTGATCTGGAACATCGCCGAGACGATCGAGATCCTCTCGGCCGCCTGGGAGCTGCAGCCCGGCGACCTGATCTATTCGGGCACGCCCGAAGGCGTGGGCGCGGTGGTGGCGGGCGATGTGCTCGAAGGCGGCGTGGCGAGCATCGGCACGCTGAAGCTGCAGGTCGTCTGA
- a CDS encoding fimbrial biogenesis chaperone has translation MTNSIFIRTARLLCAMAAFGACAATHAAPVDWVLEKNYATLGPGNRYFDSVGVTNRGTEPVFLAVTIYSLDLEGNIRKTRPENGEAVLASPDEFTLGAGKSFPLRIIADPRRQQDDSHAYYVRVADVSRMKSQGAASGSVFGYAMAYEIMVVVKKTEYRAIDAESFHLMPDAAAPVWRLENRSGQHIFLAGGYECASDRQKLTDCEQILDFPKQSLMPGEWVGLRRRRGSPFVGLLVYGDLGFSAPLKAIYLPVAASGAERR, from the coding sequence ATGACGAATTCAATATTCATCCGGACGGCGCGCCTGCTGTGCGCAATGGCTGCCTTCGGCGCCTGCGCGGCTACGCACGCTGCGCCAGTCGATTGGGTGCTGGAGAAGAATTATGCGACGCTCGGCCCGGGCAACCGGTATTTCGATTCGGTGGGCGTCACCAACCGCGGCACGGAGCCGGTCTTTCTGGCGGTCACGATTTACAGCCTGGATCTCGAAGGAAATATCCGGAAAACCCGCCCCGAAAATGGCGAGGCAGTGCTGGCGTCGCCGGATGAATTCACATTGGGGGCCGGGAAGTCCTTTCCTCTGCGGATCATCGCCGATCCGCGGCGCCAGCAGGACGACTCGCACGCATATTACGTCCGGGTAGCCGACGTTTCCAGAATGAAGTCTCAGGGAGCCGCCAGCGGTTCGGTCTTCGGTTATGCCATGGCGTATGAAATCATGGTGGTCGTGAAAAAGACGGAATATCGCGCGATCGATGCCGAAAGTTTCCATCTGATGCCCGATGCGGCGGCGCCGGTTTGGCGCCTGGAAAACAGGTCGGGCCAGCATATATTCCTCGCCGGCGGTTATGAATGCGCCTCCGATCGGCAGAAGCTGACGGATTGCGAGCAAATTCTCGATTTTCCCAAGCAGTCCCTGATGCCGGGCGAGTGGGTCGGCCTGCGGCGGCGGCGTGGCAGTCCGTTCGTGGGCCTGCTGGTGTATGGCGACCTCGGCTTCAGCGCTCCACTCAAGGCGATCTATCTTCCCGTGGCCGCTTCCGGCGCCGAGCGGCGTTGA